From the Clavibacter phaseoli genome, one window contains:
- a CDS encoding FHA domain-containing protein FhaB/FipA has product MTELTLLVLRLAFLAVLWLFIFGIVYALRSDLFGQRVRKLREETGSAGGSPFPQSPYSASAAAPPRSPQPNVQPPPISTMPSGANSGAVPSRAKATTSTARHLVITSGAKAGTEIPLGTEPLTIGRSSESGLMIRDDYTSTHHARLLLWNDEWMIQDLDSTNGTFLDGKRVSVPTQVPLDTPIRIGATSFELRR; this is encoded by the coding sequence GTGACCGAGCTGACCCTCCTCGTCCTCCGCCTCGCGTTCCTCGCGGTGCTGTGGCTGTTCATCTTCGGCATCGTCTACGCGCTGCGCTCCGACCTCTTCGGCCAGCGCGTGCGGAAGCTGCGCGAGGAGACGGGCTCGGCCGGTGGATCCCCGTTCCCGCAGTCCCCCTACTCCGCGTCGGCGGCGGCTCCGCCCAGGTCCCCGCAGCCGAACGTGCAGCCGCCGCCCATCTCGACGATGCCGTCCGGAGCCAACTCGGGCGCCGTCCCGTCCCGCGCGAAGGCCACCACGTCCACCGCGCGGCACCTCGTCATCACGTCGGGCGCCAAGGCCGGCACCGAGATACCGCTCGGCACCGAGCCGCTCACGATCGGGCGCTCGAGCGAGTCGGGCCTCATGATCCGCGACGACTACACGTCCACCCACCACGCGCGCCTGCTGCTCTGGAACGACGAGTGGATGATCCAGGACCTCGACTCGACCAACGGCACCTTCCTCGACGGCAAGCGCGTGAGCGTGCCGACGCAGGTGCCGCTCGACACGCCGATCCGCATCGGCGCGACCAGCTTCGAGCTCAGGCGGTAG
- a CDS encoding PP2C family protein-serine/threonine phosphatase, with protein sequence MATVTQAAAVSHVGKVRSNNQDSGYAGRNLFVVADGMGGHAGGDVASAVALTRIVEADKPYASAHDAEFALQAGLVAANQLLAETVFEHSELTGMGTTVSALARVDRHVAIAHIGDSRIYLFRRGELSQISADHTFVQRLVDSGRITPEEALVHPRRSVLMRVLGDVDAAPEVDTQVLDTHTGDRWLLCSDGLSSYVSEERITEILATAGTPDTVADALVKESLDHGAPDNVTVVVVDVLDEDDATAASRPEPEPVLVGSASQPLAFGDEPAKRAVRIPSLLLHPLRATTAARDAQFEPESDQYLEALIAEDKRRALRRRVTWLVGVALILAGLVLACFLGYRWTQSRYYVGESEGTVAVYNGVQQTIGPIELSHVYARTEVRVDDLQPFYRQQVEQTINADSLAGAQEIVNRLQEAARG encoded by the coding sequence GTGGCGACAGTGACGCAGGCCGCTGCCGTCTCCCACGTGGGCAAGGTCCGGTCGAACAACCAGGACTCGGGCTACGCGGGGCGGAACCTCTTCGTCGTCGCCGACGGCATGGGCGGGCACGCGGGCGGCGACGTCGCCTCCGCGGTCGCCCTCACCCGTATCGTCGAGGCCGACAAGCCGTACGCCTCCGCCCACGACGCCGAGTTCGCGCTCCAGGCCGGCCTCGTCGCCGCCAACCAGCTCCTCGCCGAGACCGTGTTCGAGCACTCCGAGCTCACCGGGATGGGCACCACCGTCAGCGCGCTCGCCCGCGTCGACCGCCACGTCGCCATCGCCCACATCGGCGACTCGCGCATCTACCTCTTCCGCCGCGGGGAGCTCAGCCAGATCTCCGCCGACCACACCTTCGTGCAGCGCCTCGTCGACAGCGGCCGCATCACCCCGGAGGAGGCGCTCGTCCACCCGCGCCGCTCCGTGCTGATGCGCGTGCTCGGCGACGTCGACGCCGCGCCCGAGGTCGACACGCAGGTGCTCGACACGCACACGGGCGACCGCTGGCTGCTCTGCTCGGACGGCCTCAGCAGCTACGTGTCCGAGGAGCGGATCACCGAGATCCTCGCGACCGCGGGCACGCCCGACACCGTCGCCGACGCCCTCGTGAAGGAGTCGCTCGACCACGGCGCCCCCGACAACGTCACGGTCGTGGTGGTCGACGTGCTCGACGAGGACGACGCCACCGCCGCCTCCCGGCCCGAGCCGGAGCCGGTGCTGGTCGGATCCGCGTCGCAGCCCCTCGCGTTCGGCGACGAGCCCGCGAAGCGCGCCGTCCGCATCCCCTCGCTCCTGCTGCACCCGCTGCGCGCCACGACGGCCGCGCGCGACGCGCAGTTCGAGCCGGAGTCGGACCAGTACCTCGAGGCCCTCATCGCCGAGGACAAACGTCGCGCCCTCCGCCGCCGCGTCACCTGGCTGGTCGGCGTCGCGCTGATCCTCGCGGGCCTCGTGCTCGCGTGCTTCCTCGGCTACCGCTGGACCCAGTCGCGCTACTACGTGGGCGAGTCCGAGGGCACGGTCGCGGTCTACAACGGCGTGCAGCAGACCATCGGCCCGATCGAGCTCTCGCACGTCTACGCGCGCACCGAGGTGCGGGTCGACGACCTCCAGCCCTTCTACCGGCAGCAGGTGGAGCAGACCATCAACGCCGACTCGCTCGCGGGTGCCCAGGAGATCGTCAACCGGCTGCAGGAGGCCGCGCGTGGCTAG
- a CDS encoding FtsW/RodA/SpoVE family cell cycle protein → MASAGVTAAPARGRERAPKVPRIRVPRRLRDLELALVVLASVINGGALYLVQLGALGAFDRSFFLPATGLAVLVLGMHVALRWLAPDADPFILPIATVLNGLGIAAIYRLDLAGGYSGWDSVAVRQIVWSGLAIVCALAVIVLLKNHRVLQRYRYIAMFVGLILLLLPMLPVIGQNINGARVWIHIGGFSFQPGEIAKICLAVFFAGYLVTARDSLSMVGVKVLGMRFPRVRDLGPILLVWAVSMSVLVFQRDLGTSLLYFGLFIVMTYVSTGRIGWVVLGLVLFLGGAYGASTLGYVGGRVDAWLKPFDPAVYDAQGGSYQLVTGLFGMADGGLFGRGLGSGMPNLTPLANSDFILASLGEELGLTGVFAILALYLLLVSRGFRIGFAGQDDFGKLLGIGLSFVIALQVFIVIGGVTRVIPLTGLTTPFMAAGGSSLLANWIIAALLLRLSDTVRNQPRLVVES, encoded by the coding sequence GTGGCTAGCGCCGGCGTGACGGCCGCCCCCGCGCGCGGCCGCGAGCGCGCGCCCAAGGTGCCGCGGATCCGCGTGCCCCGCCGGCTCCGCGACCTCGAGCTCGCGCTCGTCGTGCTGGCCTCCGTCATCAACGGCGGTGCCCTGTACCTCGTGCAGCTCGGCGCGCTCGGCGCGTTCGACCGGAGCTTCTTCCTCCCCGCCACCGGCCTCGCGGTCCTGGTGCTCGGCATGCACGTGGCGCTGCGGTGGCTCGCGCCCGACGCGGATCCGTTCATCCTCCCCATCGCCACCGTGCTCAACGGCCTGGGGATCGCCGCCATCTACCGCCTCGACCTCGCCGGCGGGTACTCCGGCTGGGACAGCGTGGCCGTCCGGCAGATCGTCTGGTCGGGCCTCGCCATCGTGTGCGCGCTCGCGGTCATCGTGCTGCTGAAGAACCACCGCGTGCTGCAGCGCTACCGCTACATCGCCATGTTCGTCGGCCTCATCCTGCTGCTCCTGCCGATGCTCCCCGTCATCGGCCAGAACATCAACGGCGCGCGCGTCTGGATCCACATCGGCGGCTTCTCGTTCCAGCCCGGCGAGATCGCGAAGATCTGCCTCGCGGTCTTCTTCGCGGGCTACCTCGTCACCGCGCGCGACAGCCTCTCCATGGTGGGCGTGAAGGTGCTCGGGATGCGCTTCCCGCGCGTCCGCGACCTCGGCCCGATCCTCCTGGTGTGGGCGGTCTCGATGAGCGTGCTCGTCTTCCAGCGCGACCTCGGCACGTCGCTCCTCTACTTCGGCCTCTTCATCGTCATGACCTACGTGAGCACGGGCCGCATCGGCTGGGTCGTGCTCGGCCTCGTCCTGTTCCTCGGCGGCGCGTACGGCGCGAGCACCCTCGGCTACGTCGGCGGCCGCGTCGACGCGTGGCTGAAGCCGTTCGACCCGGCCGTGTACGACGCGCAGGGCGGCAGCTACCAGCTCGTCACGGGCCTGTTCGGCATGGCCGACGGCGGCCTGTTCGGTCGGGGGCTCGGCAGCGGCATGCCCAACCTCACGCCGCTCGCCAACAGCGACTTCATCCTCGCGAGCCTCGGCGAGGAGCTCGGCCTCACGGGCGTCTTCGCGATCCTCGCGCTCTACCTGCTCCTCGTCTCGCGCGGCTTCCGCATCGGCTTCGCCGGGCAGGACGACTTCGGCAAGCTCCTCGGCATCGGTCTGTCGTTCGTCATCGCGCTGCAGGTCTTCATCGTCATCGGCGGCGTCACGCGCGTCATCCCGCTCACGGGCCTCACGACGCCGTTCATGGCGGCGGGCGGATCCTCGCTGCTGGCCAACTGGATCATCGCGGCCCTGCTCCTCCGCCTCTCCGACACCGTCCGCAACCAGCCCCGATTGGTGGTCGAGTCGTGA
- a CDS encoding peptidoglycan D,D-transpeptidase FtsI family protein, giving the protein MNRELKRVSVFVLAMFVALFVAASVIQVIQAPTLQADPRNSRTIIASYSAERGSILVDGTPIASSVPVDDRYKFLRTYAQPDLYSAVTGYYTLGQGSTGLEDSMNDVLSGTSGTQFFDSLTRTFTGQDPKGASVELTIDPAVQQAAYDALGSLQGSVVAIEPSTGRILAMVSKPGYDPNALASHDREAVQQSYSSLLADPSNPLINRAVNSLNPPGSTFKLITAAAAIESGQYTPDSLLPNPATFTLPGTGTVITNAGEGACGSEPEVSIATALRLSCNIPFAQLGIALGSERIAAMADAFGYGKSIDVPMASAKSVFSPDLDDAQTAQSAFGQLDVRATPLQTAMVTAGIANGGEVMKPTVVDSVLNPDLSELSGFSASRFADPISKETADTMTRMMIDDVQSGVASNARISGVDVAGKTGTAQNGADDPYTLWFTGFAPAESPKVAVAVLVEDGGGRGRSGSGNTLAAPVAKKVIEAVLDR; this is encoded by the coding sequence GTGAACCGCGAGCTGAAGCGCGTCTCCGTGTTCGTCCTGGCCATGTTCGTGGCCCTGTTCGTCGCGGCATCGGTCATCCAGGTCATCCAGGCGCCCACGCTGCAGGCGGATCCGCGCAACAGCCGCACCATCATCGCGAGCTACTCGGCCGAGCGCGGCTCGATCCTCGTCGACGGCACGCCCATCGCCTCCTCCGTCCCGGTCGACGACCGCTACAAGTTCCTCCGCACCTACGCGCAGCCCGACCTCTACAGCGCGGTCACCGGCTACTACACGCTCGGCCAGGGATCCACGGGCCTCGAGGACTCCATGAACGACGTCCTGAGCGGCACGAGCGGGACGCAGTTCTTCGACAGCCTCACGCGCACCTTCACCGGGCAGGACCCGAAGGGCGCGTCGGTCGAGCTGACGATCGACCCGGCGGTGCAGCAGGCGGCGTACGACGCGCTCGGGTCCCTGCAGGGCTCCGTGGTCGCGATCGAGCCGTCCACCGGCCGCATCCTCGCGATGGTCTCCAAGCCCGGCTACGACCCCAACGCGCTGGCGTCGCACGACCGCGAGGCCGTGCAGCAGAGCTACTCGTCGCTCCTCGCCGACCCGTCGAACCCGCTCATCAACCGCGCGGTCAACAGCCTCAACCCGCCCGGATCCACGTTCAAGCTCATCACCGCGGCCGCCGCCATCGAGTCGGGCCAGTACACGCCCGACTCCCTGCTGCCGAACCCCGCGACCTTCACGCTGCCCGGCACGGGCACGGTCATCACCAACGCCGGCGAGGGCGCGTGCGGCTCCGAGCCCGAGGTGTCCATCGCGACCGCGCTGCGCCTCAGCTGCAACATCCCGTTCGCGCAGCTGGGCATCGCGCTCGGCTCCGAGCGGATCGCGGCGATGGCCGACGCCTTCGGCTACGGGAAGTCGATCGACGTCCCCATGGCCAGCGCCAAGAGCGTCTTCTCCCCCGACCTCGACGACGCCCAGACCGCCCAGTCCGCGTTCGGGCAGCTCGACGTGCGCGCCACGCCGCTGCAGACCGCCATGGTCACGGCCGGCATCGCGAACGGCGGCGAGGTCATGAAGCCGACCGTCGTCGACAGCGTGCTCAACCCCGACCTGAGCGAGCTCTCCGGCTTCTCGGCCAGCCGCTTCGCCGACCCGATCTCGAAGGAGACCGCCGACACCATGACCCGGATGATGATCGACGACGTCCAGAGCGGCGTCGCGTCGAATGCGAGAATCAGTGGCGTCGACGTGGCCGGGAAGACGGGCACCGCCCAGAACGGCGCCGACGACCCGTACACGCTGTGGTTCACCGGCTTCGCGCCGGCGGAGTCGCCGAAGGTGGCGGTCGCGGTCCTGGTCGAGGACGGCGGCGGACGAGGACGATCGGGCTCGGGGAACACCCTCGCCGCCCCCGTGGCGAAGAAAGTGATTGAGGCGGTGCTGGACAGATGA
- a CDS encoding protein kinase domain-containing protein, translated as MRPTSGLTFGGRYQLGDRIAIGGMGEVWEATDLVIGRKVAIKILKDEYLGDPGFLERFRAEARHAALVNHEGIANVFDYGEEDGSAFLVMELVPGEALSTILERERVLSTDKVLDIIAQTALALHAAHQAGLVHRDIKPGNLLITPDGRVKITDFGIARIADQVPLTATGQVMGTVQYLSPEQASGHPASPSTDVYSMGIVAYECLAGRRPFTGESQVAIAMAQINEQPPELPVTVAEPVRNLVMSCIAKKPADRPQSAAHLARAAQALRRGDVATATIAVAAVAGAAALADPAPTQATQLMPSGRRAADTGATTVLASAAPRAGAADPFLLDGADDDEPEEPRARKRAIWIFVVVALLVVGAIVAGVIALTAGQRNDDAAPAPTETSASPSPSASPSPSPTPSPTASTVDVNRDDYLGRDQKTVTEELTALGLKVTVITGSAAPSGEEEGNVTAITPTGSVAKGATIQITAFGAPTLPTTAPGTPTVDPTSVRVGQSVDISWPAYSCPAGQTLNGYQIQTDTVSQGATGTWSGSTNPTNAQTTSGEIKAGTNPGTFTVKYLAICGTNESPYSSTVTVTVEAAPGGAGTGGGTGGDTGTGGGAGGGTTGMAPTPAPGRADERSLVSSSRRNP; from the coding sequence ATGAGACCCACGAGCGGACTGACCTTCGGAGGGCGTTACCAGCTGGGCGATCGCATCGCCATCGGCGGCATGGGCGAGGTGTGGGAGGCCACCGACCTCGTCATCGGACGCAAGGTCGCCATCAAGATCCTCAAGGACGAGTACCTCGGCGACCCCGGATTCCTGGAGCGCTTCCGCGCCGAGGCCCGCCACGCCGCGCTCGTCAACCACGAGGGCATTGCCAACGTCTTCGACTACGGCGAGGAGGACGGCAGCGCCTTCCTCGTGATGGAGCTCGTGCCCGGCGAGGCGCTCTCCACCATCCTCGAGCGCGAGCGCGTGCTGTCCACCGACAAGGTGCTCGACATCATCGCCCAGACCGCGCTGGCCCTCCACGCCGCGCACCAGGCCGGGCTCGTCCACCGCGACATCAAGCCCGGCAACCTGCTCATCACGCCCGACGGCCGCGTGAAGATCACCGACTTCGGCATCGCGCGCATCGCCGACCAGGTGCCGCTCACCGCCACCGGCCAGGTGATGGGCACCGTGCAGTACCTCTCGCCCGAGCAGGCGAGCGGCCACCCCGCGTCGCCCTCCACCGACGTCTACTCGATGGGCATCGTGGCGTACGAATGCCTGGCGGGCCGTCGCCCCTTCACGGGCGAGTCGCAGGTCGCCATCGCCATGGCCCAGATCAACGAGCAGCCGCCCGAGCTCCCCGTCACGGTCGCCGAGCCCGTGCGCAACCTCGTCATGTCGTGCATCGCGAAGAAGCCGGCCGACCGTCCGCAGAGCGCCGCGCACCTCGCGCGCGCCGCGCAGGCGCTCCGCCGTGGCGACGTCGCCACCGCAACCATCGCGGTCGCGGCCGTCGCCGGTGCCGCCGCGCTGGCGGATCCCGCGCCCACGCAGGCCACCCAGCTCATGCCGTCCGGCCGCCGCGCCGCCGACACGGGCGCGACCACGGTCCTCGCCTCCGCCGCGCCGCGCGCCGGCGCGGCGGATCCCTTCCTGCTCGACGGCGCGGACGACGACGAGCCCGAGGAGCCGCGCGCCCGCAAGCGCGCCATCTGGATCTTCGTCGTCGTCGCGCTCCTGGTGGTCGGCGCCATCGTGGCGGGCGTCATCGCCCTCACGGCGGGCCAGCGCAACGACGACGCCGCACCGGCACCCACCGAGACGAGCGCGTCCCCCTCTCCGAGCGCGTCGCCGTCCCCGTCCCCCACCCCGTCGCCCACCGCCAGCACCGTGGACGTCAACCGCGACGACTACCTCGGCCGCGACCAGAAGACGGTCACGGAGGAGCTCACCGCCCTCGGCCTCAAGGTCACCGTCATCACGGGCAGCGCCGCGCCGTCCGGCGAGGAGGAGGGCAACGTCACGGCCATCACCCCGACCGGCAGCGTCGCCAAGGGCGCCACCATCCAGATCACGGCCTTCGGGGCGCCCACCCTGCCCACGACGGCGCCGGGCACGCCCACCGTCGACCCCACGAGCGTCCGCGTCGGCCAGTCGGTCGACATCTCCTGGCCCGCGTACTCCTGCCCCGCCGGCCAGACGCTGAACGGGTACCAGATCCAGACGGATACCGTCTCGCAGGGCGCCACCGGAACCTGGAGCGGCAGCACGAACCCGACGAACGCGCAGACCACGTCGGGCGAGATCAAGGCGGGCACGAACCCGGGCACGTTCACCGTCAAGTACCTGGCCATCTGCGGCACCAACGAGTCGCCCTACAGCAGCACGGTCACCGTCACCGTCGAGGCCGCTCCCGGCGGAGCCGGCACCGGCGGCGGCACCGGCGGGGACACGGGCACGGGCGGAGGAGCCGGCGGCGGCACGACCGGCATGGCGCCGACCCCCGCGCCGGGCCGCGCCGACGAGCGCTCGCTCGTCTCCAGCTCCCGCCGGAACCCCTGA
- the pknB gene encoding Stk1 family PASTA domain-containing Ser/Thr kinase — MTDTRVLGGRYEVGALLGRGGMADVFEGVDSRLGRRVAVKVLRRGLAEDPSFRSRFRQEAQAAARMSHPTIVRVFDAGEDVVTDQDGASHTVPFIVMERVEGRLLKDVITDGPVDPDEAVRIMGQVLTALEYSHRAGVVHRDIKPGNIMVTPTGQVKVMDFGIARAVSDTSATIAQTTAILGTARYFSPEQAKGESVDARTDLYSAGVVLFEMLTGQAPFRADTAVAVAYQHVSETPVAPSSVQEAVSPQLDQVVLHAMAKDRYARFQTAGDFRTDLDRAAAGTLAPREAPTNDVGATLFGAPAGPTSSQQALRQLGVDDDRTVRTQSRPPVPWIWAGVTVVVVILIAVVIWVTNLSSIGPPDISPTVPDVTGSTYSSAAAALEEADLVPLEREEASTSVAEGVVLRTNPDAGENVASKTEIDVFVSSGPPEVQVPNVMNMDEGTATAALEAAGLKVGEVVRQPSPTVPDGVVMQTDPASSQQVDQGSAVQLILSNGKVSLPDVLGQPLADAQKLLEASDLVVTTRRDPSCGRVDGSPVIQQSVPPGDVPQRSTVALTYCTGTVRSTPAPSTTSPAPTQG; from the coding sequence GTGACCGACACCCGTGTGCTGGGCGGCCGCTACGAGGTCGGGGCGCTGCTGGGTCGCGGGGGCATGGCCGACGTCTTCGAGGGCGTCGACTCCCGCCTCGGTCGTCGCGTCGCCGTCAAGGTCCTCCGCCGTGGCCTCGCCGAGGATCCGTCCTTCCGCAGCCGCTTCCGCCAGGAGGCCCAGGCGGCCGCGCGCATGTCGCACCCCACCATCGTGCGGGTGTTCGACGCCGGCGAGGACGTCGTCACGGACCAGGACGGCGCGTCGCACACGGTCCCCTTCATCGTCATGGAGCGGGTCGAGGGTCGCCTCCTGAAGGACGTGATCACCGACGGGCCGGTCGACCCCGACGAGGCGGTCCGCATCATGGGCCAGGTCCTCACGGCCCTCGAGTACTCGCACCGCGCCGGCGTCGTCCACCGCGACATCAAGCCGGGCAACATCATGGTCACGCCCACCGGCCAGGTGAAGGTCATGGACTTCGGCATCGCCCGCGCCGTGTCCGACACCTCGGCTACCATCGCGCAGACCACCGCCATCCTCGGCACCGCCCGCTACTTCTCCCCCGAGCAGGCCAAGGGCGAGTCCGTCGACGCGCGCACCGACCTCTACTCGGCCGGCGTCGTCCTCTTCGAGATGCTCACGGGCCAGGCGCCGTTCCGCGCCGACACCGCCGTCGCCGTCGCGTACCAGCACGTCAGCGAGACCCCGGTCGCCCCGAGCTCCGTCCAGGAGGCGGTCTCCCCCCAGCTCGACCAGGTCGTGCTGCACGCCATGGCGAAGGACCGCTACGCCCGCTTCCAGACGGCCGGCGACTTCCGCACCGACCTCGATCGCGCCGCCGCGGGCACGCTCGCGCCCCGCGAGGCGCCGACCAACGACGTCGGCGCCACCCTCTTCGGCGCTCCGGCCGGCCCCACCTCCTCCCAGCAGGCGCTCCGCCAGCTCGGCGTCGACGACGACCGCACGGTGCGCACGCAGAGCCGTCCGCCGGTGCCGTGGATCTGGGCGGGCGTCACCGTCGTCGTCGTGATCCTCATCGCCGTGGTCATCTGGGTCACGAACCTGAGCAGCATCGGACCGCCGGACATCAGCCCCACCGTCCCGGACGTCACGGGATCCACCTACTCCAGCGCGGCCGCCGCGCTCGAGGAGGCCGACCTCGTGCCGCTGGAGCGCGAGGAGGCCAGCACCTCCGTCGCGGAGGGCGTCGTGCTGCGCACCAACCCGGACGCGGGCGAGAACGTCGCCTCCAAGACCGAGATCGACGTGTTCGTGTCCTCCGGTCCGCCGGAGGTGCAGGTACCGAACGTCATGAACATGGACGAGGGCACGGCGACCGCGGCCCTGGAGGCCGCGGGGCTGAAGGTGGGCGAGGTCGTCCGGCAACCCTCGCCGACGGTGCCCGACGGGGTCGTCATGCAGACGGATCCGGCGTCCTCGCAGCAGGTCGACCAGGGTTCCGCGGTCCAGCTCATCCTCTCCAACGGCAAGGTCTCCCTGCCCGACGTGCTCGGGCAGCCCCTGGCCGACGCCCAGAAGCTGCTCGAGGCATCCGACCTGGTCGTGACCACGCGCCGCGACCCCTCCTGCGGCCGAGTCGACGGATCCCCCGTGATCCAGCAGTCGGTCCCGCCGGGCGACGTCCCCCAGCGCTCGACGGTCGCCCTGACCTACTGCACGGGCACGGTCCGCAGCACGCCGGCGCCGAGCACGACGTCCCCGGCTCCCACGCAGGGCTGA
- a CDS encoding anthranilate synthase component II produces the protein MTRVLVIDNYDSFVYTLNGYLQQLGAETVVMRNDDHADSDMAGVISDYDAVLVSPGPGKPSEAGVSIPTVTAALASGTPLLGVCLGHQAIAEAFGATVTNAEELMHGKTSLVTHDDGEFYLGVPQPFTATRYHSLAVVDGTVPSDLVVTSRTEGGVIMGLRHEAAPIVGVQFHPESVLTEGGYRMLGNWLEGAGLTGARDTSSRLSPLVRVA, from the coding sequence GTGACACGCGTCCTCGTCATCGACAACTACGACAGCTTCGTCTACACGCTGAACGGCTACCTGCAGCAGCTGGGCGCCGAGACCGTGGTCATGCGCAACGACGACCACGCCGACTCCGACATGGCCGGGGTCATCTCGGATTACGACGCGGTGCTCGTGTCCCCGGGACCGGGCAAGCCGTCGGAGGCGGGCGTCTCGATCCCCACGGTGACAGCTGCCCTCGCATCCGGCACCCCTTTGCTCGGCGTCTGCCTGGGGCACCAGGCCATCGCGGAGGCGTTCGGCGCCACGGTCACGAACGCCGAGGAGCTCATGCACGGCAAGACCTCGCTGGTCACGCACGACGACGGGGAGTTCTACCTGGGTGTGCCGCAGCCGTTCACGGCCACGCGGTACCACTCGCTGGCCGTCGTCGACGGCACCGTCCCGTCGGACCTGGTGGTCACGTCCCGCACCGAGGGCGGGGTCATCATGGGCCTGCGTCACGAGGCGGCGCCCATCGTCGGCGTGCAGTTCCACCCGGAGTCCGTCCTGACGGAGGGCGGCTACCGCATGCTGGGCAACTGGCTCGAGGGGGCCGGGCTCACCGGAGCGCGCGACACGTCCTCGCGGCTCTCGCCCCTGGTGCGCGTGGCCTGA